One genomic region from Oncorhynchus clarkii lewisi isolate Uvic-CL-2024 chromosome 21, UVic_Ocla_1.0, whole genome shotgun sequence encodes:
- the LOC139379401 gene encoding actin-related protein 2-like, whose translation MDSEGRKVVVCDNGTGFVKCGFAGSNFPEHIFPALVGRPIIRSNTKVGNIEIKDLMVGDEASECRSMLEVSYPMDNGIVRSWEDMLHLWDYTFGPGRLNISPPDCKVLLTEPPMNPTKNREKIAEVMFETYQFHGIYVAIQAVLTLYAQGLLTGVVVDSGDGVTHICPVYEGFSLPHLTRRLDIAGRDITRYLIKLLLLRGYVFNQSADFETVRMMKEELCYVGYNIEQEQRLATETTVLVESYILPDGRQVMVGGERFGAPEALFQPHLINVEGAGVAELLFNTIQAADIDLRSDFYKHIVLSGGTTMYPGLPSRLEREIKQLYLERVLQGDTEKLSKFKIRIEDPPRRKHMVFMGGAVLANIMKDKESFWLSRAEYLEKGLRVLDKLGGGVR comes from the exons TTTGTCAAGTGTGGCTTCGCTGGCTCCAACTTCCCCGAGCACATCTTCCCTGCGTTGGTGGGTCGGCCCATCATTCGTTCAAACACCAAGGTCGGAAACATCGAGATTAAG GACTTGATGGTGGGTGATGAGGCCAGTGAGTGTCGCTCCATGCTGGAGGTGTCCTACCCCATGGACAACGGCATCGTGCGCTCCTGGGAAGACATGCTTCACCTGTGGGACTACACCTTCGGCCCTGGGCGCCTCAATATCAGCCCCCCAGACTGCAAG GTGCTGCTGACGGAACCGCCCATGAACCCCACTAAGAACCGGGAGAAGATTGCTGAGGTCATGTTCGAGACCTACCAGTTCCACGGCATCTATGTAGCCATCCAAGCCGTGCTCACACTCTATGCCCAGG GGTTGCTAACGGGTGTGGTTGTGGATTCGGGTGACGGTGTGACCCACATCTGTCCCGTGTACGAGGGCTTCTCTCTCCCGCATCTCACGCGCAGGCTGGACATCGCAGGGCGTGACATCACACGCTACCTCATCAAG CTGCTGTTGCTGCGCGGCTATGTCTTCAACCAGTCGGCGGACTTTGAGACGGTCCGCATGATGAAGGAGGAACTATGCTACGTGGGATACAACATAGAACAGGAGCAGAGACTGGCCACAGAGACCACCGTGCTAGTGGAGTCATACATA CTCCCTGACGGTCGTCAGGTGATGGTGGGAGGGGAGCGTTTCGGGGCCCCTGAGGCCCTCTTCCAGCCCCACCTCATCAATGTAGAGGGAGCCGGCGTGGCTGAGCTGCTGTTCAACACCATCCAGGCTGCTGACATAGATCTCAG GTCTGACTTCTACAAGCACATTGTGCTGTCTGGAGGCACCACCATGTACCCCGGCCTTCCCtccagactggagagagagatcaaaCAGCTCTACCTGGAGAGGGTGCTGCAGGGGGACACTGAGAAGCTCtct AAGTTTAAGATCCGCATTGAGGACCCTCCACGGCGTAAACACATGGTGTTCATGGGTGGCGCAGTGCTGGCTAACATCATGAAGGACAAGGAGTCCTTCTGGCTGAGCCGGGCTGAGTACCTGGAGAAAGGCCTAAGGGTTCTGGACAAACTGGGAGGAGGTGTGAGATAA